tgaagcatggggggtggaaacatcatgctttggggctgtttttctgcaaagggaccaggacgactgatccgtgtaaaggaaagaatgaatggggccatgtatcgtgagattttgagtgaaaacctccttccatcagcaagggcattgaagatgaaacgtggctgggtctttcagcatgacaatgatcccaaacacaccgcccgggcaacgaaggagtggcttcgtaagaagcatttcaaggtcctggagtggcctagccagtctccagatctcaaccccatagaaaatctttggagggagttgaaagtctgtgttgcccagcgacagccccaaaacatcactgctctagaggagatctgcatggaggaatgggccaaaataccagcaacagtgtgtgaaaaccttgtgaagacttacagaaaacgtttgacttgtgtcattgccaacaaaggatatataacaaagtattgagaaacttttgttattgaccaaatacttattttccaccataatttgcaaataaattcattaaaaatcctacaatgtgattttctggaattttttttctcattttgtctgtcatatttgatgtgtacatatgatgaaaattacaggcctctctcatctttttaagtgggagaacttgcacaattggtggctgactaaatactttttttccccactgtatacatggggtgccaatacctagtcaatgatagcttggctatatacatggggtgccaatacctggTCAATGGTAGcttgtaggggtgtaacgatccatctactacatcgatgtatcgatttatattcctatgattcaactacatcgatctgtgctcggcgagttggccttttggacaacatatatcgatctaacatcgttttaaaatgtaataaatcgattgtatcgatactaggaaataacccattggatttaagcacgtcagactttatatggatgttttttcttagtacttttaatgataaaggctttaaacattactcgattcagtctgcctatccgtgacgtcagcTGAACGAGTAGCGATAACGACAGATGGCTGGACGTCATGCTCAAATCAAGGGTATGTGACAATTACCTCTCATCACATTGATCCGGAGTGGAAAATGAAGACCTTTGTTCTGCTAAACAGAGTTTTAAATGAAGCCCATACTGGTAAAAATATTGCCGCGTTACTGCGTGAAGCCTGCATGGAGTGGAAAATCTACGACAAGAATCCTGCCATCGTCACAGATAACGCCAGGAATATGATTGTGGCCGGTGCAGAAGCCAGTTCAGTACACACATTACCTGCTTCGCACATACACTCAACCTTGCCTCGCAGAAGGGTTTGGGGGTGGACCGTGCTTCCAGGTTGTTGGGGAAAGTGCGaaaaattgttggatattttcaccGCAGCCCGATTGCATGTCACGCCCTACAGGGAAAAACAAACTCTGATGGATTTACCAAAACATAAACTGATCCAAGACATAATCACCAGATGGAACAGTTCATTCGAAATGCTTGAACGTTTTTTGGAACAACAGCCAGCTATAATGGCAACTCTGATGTCCAAGGATCTACGAAAGGGGGGTCACAGATGTAGGCACGCTGAGTGAGAGTGATATTGCCAACATGGATGACATTGTTCAGTTGATGGGTCCTGTCAAAATGGCAACCACTGTGATGTGTGAAGAAGACCAGCCAACTCTCTCTGTAATTGCTCCTCTTCAAGCAAAACTGCTGAAACACCTACAGCCATGCGAAGACGACTCAACCCTGGTTGCAGAGATTAAGAGGGTGATGGCCAGTGACCTCTCCACACGCTACAGAGGCACCCAAGATGCTCTCAACATAGGTAATTAATTTGGAGTCTTAATTAAAATTAACTTGGTTAATATTTTAGGTTATTAGACTGTATTCATTTGTAAAATGGCACACCTTTGCGTTTTCAAGTTTGAATTTGAGTTGTTTTTTCATATGGAAAAGTAAACAAGATATCTGAAATACAATTCTTAGTTCATGGTGGCTTTACATCATCACTGTGCCACATTTCTTTTAAACATACTAAAGTTTAATCttctgattattttgtgtatgaggAGGTGGTCATCACTTGCAATTTCAGGTCAACTTAATTTAATAATGCAATGAATGCAATATTCTTGTTCTTTAAACAGCATCAGCTGGAAGCTCAAGCACAAAGCTGTCAGGATTCAATGAAGAGACCACAGGTGTGTTTCATGTGATACCAATAaaagattgttgttgttttgtattaatgagaaacatgactatattttgaaatatatttcTTATATTGTAGCTCCAAATGAGTCACCTCCTTGTAAGAAGAAAGCCTTAGATGCGCTGTTTGGCGATTCCTTCACCcaaagagaaagaaaatccacaagCGAGACAGCCAGAGCAGAGGTGTTAAAGTACCGAGCAAAAGATGCGTTGCCTTTGACTGAAAATGCCATGAAGTGGTGGAGATCTCAGGAGAaagagctacctgtactttccaCCCTTGCTAAACGGTACCTGTGCATTCCAGGCACCAGTGTGCCAGCAGAACGAGTTTTTAGTACTGCTGGCGACATAGTGAACGCACAGAGAAGTGTTCTGCAGCCAGATCATGTTGATCAGTTgatatttttgaaaaaaaaatctgtagtcattgaagagtagcctagtaggttacacttgatattttgttgaatattgtttgtttattaaaatgagagtagtagcaggttcatccactgctcattcaacctgaagaaatgttggttgcactttatttttgatattaatactgtatttgtattgtaatgttgaaaaacaaaagcagaagtagcaggtaaacctactgttaattcaacctgaagagatgttggttgcactttatttttgatattaatactgtatttgtattgtaatgttgaaaaacaaaagcagaagtagcaggtaaacctactctttattcaacctgaagagatgttggttgcactttatttttgatattaatattgtaatatttttatgttgaaaaacaaaagcagaagtagcaggtaaacctactgttaattcaacctgaagagatgttggttgcactttatttttgatattaatattgtaatatttttatgttgaaaaacaaaagcagaagtagcaggtaaacctactgttgaaatgttggttgcacttactgtacttttattgaaaatgtattgaatattgaaaatgagatcagacaattttaacttcctgttaattcaacctaaagtgttgtttgcactttattcaaataaaatgtgaatgcatttgccattcattgttgtttatttatattcataattaattgatacctgattccattacaagaaacaggaatctaggaaacttcacctgcactgtccagtatccaggtatttatttcagtcacactggttgaatttttggctaaaaggttactgaatcgatttcaagtcactgaatcgtttcggatcgtatcgttctaaatgaaccaatatcgtccttgaatcgtatcgacaaccacgaatcgtgatacaaatcgaatcgttgttaaaacgaatcgttacacccctagtagcttggctatatacatggggtgccaatacctcgtcaatggtagcttggctatatacatgtggtgccaatacctagtcaatggtcttctgtagctcagctggtagagcacggcgcttgtaacgccaaggtagtgggttcgatccccgggaccacccatacacaaaaatgtatgcacgcatgattgtaagtcgctttggataaaagcgtctgctaaatggcatattattattattattatacacatggggtgccaatacctagtcaatggtagcttgactatatacatggggtgccaatacctagtcaatggtagcttgactatatacatggggtgccaataccta
The Coregonus clupeaformis isolate EN_2021a unplaced genomic scaffold, ASM2061545v1 scaf2117, whole genome shotgun sequence genome window above contains:
- the LOC123488276 gene encoding E3 SUMO-protein ligase ZBED1-like; translated protein: MDDIVQLMGPVKMATTVMCEEDQPTLSVIAPLQAKLLKHLQPCEDDSTLVAEIKRVMASDLSTRYRGTQDALNIASAGSSSTKLSGFNEETTAPNESPPCKKKALDALFGDSFTQRERKSTSETARAEVLKYRAKDALPLTENAMKWWRSQEKELPVLSTLAKRYLCIPGTSVPAERVFSTAGDIVNAQRSVLQPDHVDQLIFLKKKSVVIEE